Proteins from a genomic interval of Microbacterium abyssi:
- a CDS encoding ROK family transcriptional regulator, protein MSDSGEPQQPTPAENIGAQRHAFGPARHLRSRAKVLPEHARGHNRALVLQTLYHSGSMSRADLSRETGLTRVTISDLVSEFIADGIVVELGIRETVGPGKPPILIDIDRLGHQIIGLDLSDAEVLRGAVLSLDGDVLQRREVARPAKSDGDAAYAAVLGLGRELVGAATTALLGVGIGTPGVVRPDGVVISSPNLGWTDFALEAQLGRDLDLPVLARNDANAAVLAEYTFGDARSDFILIKIGVGVGAGLIAGSQPLVGSRFAAGEIGHVVVGTDGGPRCVCGRDGCLEAWLSVTRLRDEVEARPESRDAILRDAGARMAIAVAPIVTALDLSEVVLSGPADLLDGPFIHAATETLRARTLEGVFDDVVIRLTRQDDIVLRGAAVMVLSSQLGVS, encoded by the coding sequence ATGTCCGATTCGGGGGAGCCACAGCAGCCGACGCCTGCCGAGAACATCGGCGCCCAGCGGCATGCCTTCGGGCCGGCGCGTCACCTGCGATCGCGGGCCAAAGTCCTTCCCGAGCACGCACGCGGGCACAACCGGGCGCTGGTGCTGCAGACGCTGTACCACTCGGGTTCGATGAGCCGTGCCGACCTGTCGCGCGAGACCGGCCTGACGCGCGTGACCATCTCCGATCTCGTGTCCGAGTTCATCGCAGACGGCATCGTCGTCGAGCTCGGCATCCGCGAGACCGTGGGCCCCGGCAAGCCCCCCATCCTCATCGACATCGACCGGCTGGGCCACCAGATCATCGGCCTCGACCTCTCGGACGCCGAGGTGCTCCGCGGGGCGGTGCTCAGCCTGGACGGAGACGTGCTGCAGCGGCGCGAGGTCGCACGTCCGGCGAAGTCCGACGGCGACGCGGCCTACGCCGCGGTGCTGGGCCTCGGGCGCGAGCTCGTCGGCGCCGCCACGACGGCGCTGCTCGGCGTCGGCATCGGCACCCCGGGTGTCGTGCGGCCTGACGGTGTCGTCATCAGCTCCCCGAACCTGGGCTGGACCGATTTCGCACTGGAGGCGCAGCTCGGGCGCGACCTCGATCTGCCCGTGCTCGCCCGGAACGACGCGAACGCCGCGGTGCTCGCCGAGTACACCTTCGGCGATGCGCGGTCGGACTTCATCCTCATCAAGATCGGTGTCGGTGTCGGCGCCGGCCTGATCGCCGGCAGTCAGCCGCTGGTCGGCAGCCGCTTCGCCGCGGGCGAGATCGGCCACGTCGTCGTCGGCACGGACGGCGGCCCGCGCTGCGTCTGCGGCAGAGACGGCTGCCTGGAGGCGTGGCTGAGCGTCACGCGACTCCGAGACGAGGTCGAGGCGCGCCCGGAGTCACGTGATGCGATCCTGCGCGATGCCGGCGCGCGCATGGCGATCGCCGTGGCGCCGATCGTGACCGCCCTCGACCTGTCCGAGGTCGTCCTCTCCGGCCCTGCCGACCTGCTGGACGGCCCGTTCATCCACGCCGCCACCGAGACGCTGCGCGCCCGCACGCTCGAGGGCGTCTTCGACGATGTGGTCATCCGCCTCACCCGCCAGGACGACATCGTGCTGCGCGGCGCTGCGGTCATGGTTCTCTCCAGCCAGCTGGGAGTCTCGTAG
- the nagA gene encoding N-acetylglucosamine-6-phosphate deacetylase — MVSTVIHSARLITGGTETADAWVRFEDGLVAAVGTGTDWTDAGTVIDATEIAGAGAILTPGFIDIHGHGGAGASFDDGIDAIRSARDLHRAHGTTRAVVSLVTAPLDDLARRVGEIADLMQTDADILGSHLEGPFLDPAHHGAHEPSLLRDPVAADVRRLLDAGRGTVRQVTIAPELPGGIEAIRMIVAAGAAAAVGHTNADAAQAAAAFEAGATILTHAFNAMPGIHHRAPGPVLAAAADHRVVLEAIADNVHLDPAVIRLLFDSAPGRVALVTDAMAAAGSADGSYDLGAVRVRVVDGIARALDTGAIAGSTLTQDVALQRAVQAGVPLVEAVRALTRTPAEAIGLGAQLGALAPGFLGDAVLLDEHLRVTRVQTGARPS; from the coding sequence ATGGTCTCAACCGTCATCCACTCGGCCCGCCTGATCACCGGCGGCACCGAGACGGCAGATGCATGGGTGCGCTTCGAAGACGGCCTGGTCGCCGCCGTCGGCACCGGCACCGACTGGACGGATGCCGGCACCGTCATCGACGCGACGGAGATCGCCGGAGCCGGGGCGATCCTCACGCCCGGGTTCATCGACATCCACGGGCACGGCGGCGCGGGAGCATCCTTCGACGACGGCATCGACGCGATCCGGTCCGCCCGCGACCTGCACCGTGCGCACGGCACGACCCGCGCGGTCGTCTCGCTGGTGACCGCACCGCTCGACGACCTCGCGCGCAGGGTCGGCGAGATCGCCGACCTCATGCAGACGGATGCCGACATCCTCGGCTCGCACCTGGAGGGGCCGTTCCTCGATCCTGCACACCATGGCGCGCATGAACCGTCGCTGCTGCGCGATCCGGTGGCAGCGGACGTCCGGCGCCTGCTGGATGCCGGTCGCGGCACTGTGCGCCAGGTCACGATCGCCCCCGAACTGCCCGGCGGGATCGAGGCGATCCGCATGATCGTCGCCGCGGGCGCGGCCGCGGCCGTGGGCCATACGAATGCGGATGCCGCGCAGGCCGCCGCGGCGTTCGAGGCCGGCGCCACGATCCTCACGCATGCGTTCAACGCGATGCCCGGCATCCACCACCGTGCGCCGGGACCGGTGCTGGCGGCCGCCGCCGACCACCGTGTCGTCCTAGAGGCGATCGCCGACAATGTGCATCTGGATCCGGCCGTCATCAGGCTGCTGTTCGATTCTGCGCCCGGCCGGGTGGCACTCGTGACGGATGCCATGGCCGCCGCCGGCAGCGCAGATGGCAGCTACGACCTCGGCGCGGTCCGCGTCAGGGTGGTCGACGGCATCGCGCGCGCCCTCGACACGGGAGCGATCGCGGGCTCGACGCTCACGCAGGATGTCGCGCTGCAGCGAGCAGTCCAGGCCGGGGTTCCCCTCGTCGAAGCGGTGCGCGCGCTCACCCGGACCCCCGCCGAGGCGATCGGGTTGGGCGCGCAGCTCGGCGCACTCGCTCCCGGCTTCCTCGGCGATGCGGTCCTGCTGGATGAACATCTGCGCGTGACCCGTGTGCAGACGGGTGCGAGGCCGTCGTGA
- a CDS encoding ROK family protein encodes MRVGLDIGGTKTDAVAIAGDDIVGRIRRASGHGDEAVIANVVDSVRELQAEAGFDLADVRSVGVGIPGLVDATKGRVLHAVNLGVETLDLAQLSGARLGVPVVVENDVKAAALGAAAIRGADAGASMAYLNLGTGVAAGIVTGGVLWRGARGTAGEVGHISVDPAGRLCTCGQRGCVETLCGGGALARAWGRPGALPVRDIFDAADQDDTEALLLRADLSRGAAAAVRILVLCADVETVVIGGGLTALGERLGDGIRTALVADAAGSPFLRSLRLDERIELLPSGSPAAALGAALVGSHVPEQEVAVHG; translated from the coding sequence ATCCGCGTCGGTCTCGACATCGGAGGGACCAAGACGGATGCCGTCGCCATCGCGGGCGACGACATCGTCGGGCGCATCCGCCGTGCATCGGGCCACGGTGACGAGGCCGTCATCGCCAACGTGGTCGACAGCGTCCGCGAACTCCAGGCCGAGGCGGGCTTCGACCTCGCCGACGTGCGCAGCGTCGGCGTCGGCATCCCCGGCCTGGTCGATGCGACGAAGGGCCGCGTGCTGCACGCCGTCAACCTCGGCGTCGAGACGCTCGATCTCGCCCAGCTGTCCGGCGCACGGCTCGGCGTGCCGGTCGTCGTCGAGAACGACGTCAAGGCGGCGGCGCTCGGCGCCGCCGCGATCCGCGGAGCCGATGCCGGCGCCTCGATGGCGTATCTGAACCTCGGCACCGGGGTCGCGGCCGGGATCGTCACCGGCGGCGTCCTGTGGCGCGGTGCGCGTGGCACCGCCGGGGAGGTCGGTCACATCTCCGTCGACCCTGCGGGTCGACTGTGCACGTGCGGCCAGCGCGGCTGTGTCGAGACACTGTGCGGCGGCGGAGCGCTCGCGCGCGCATGGGGACGTCCCGGCGCGCTCCCCGTGCGCGACATCTTCGACGCGGCGGACCAGGACGATACCGAGGCCCTGCTGCTGCGCGCCGATCTCTCGCGCGGCGCCGCTGCCGCCGTGCGGATCCTCGTGCTCTGCGCCGACGTCGAGACGGTCGTCATCGGAGGAGGACTCACCGCGCTGGGGGAGCGCCTCGGCGACGGCATCCGCACCGCACTCGTCGCCGACGCCGCCGGCTCGCCGTTCCTGCGGTCGCTGAGACTCGATGAGAGAATCGAACTGCTTCCTTCCGGATCCCCTGCAGCCGCTCTCGGCGCAGCGCTGGTCGGCTCGCACGTTCCCGAACAGGAGGTCGCCGTCCATGGCTGA
- a CDS encoding YrdB family protein, with product MSEASDAVPGVNRPNLTPLDIVRAIVLIAALATLALWGFAMWAFPWNLVLGIGTPVIVLLVWALFLSPRPVLRLHPFIRAAVELLIYAGVTLAWWSMGQAWAGLAFAVVAVAAGLFAGRRNL from the coding sequence ATGTCCGAAGCTTCCGACGCCGTGCCCGGTGTGAACCGTCCGAACCTCACTCCTCTCGACATCGTCCGGGCCATCGTCCTGATCGCGGCGCTCGCGACGCTGGCGCTCTGGGGCTTCGCGATGTGGGCCTTCCCCTGGAATCTGGTGCTCGGCATCGGAACGCCCGTGATCGTGCTGCTGGTGTGGGCATTGTTCCTCTCGCCGCGTCCGGTGCTGCGCCTGCATCCGTTCATCCGCGCCGCGGTCGAACTGCTGATCTACGCCGGTGTGACGCTCGCATGGTGGTCGATGGGCCAGGCGTGGGCCGGCCTCGCATTCGCCGTGGTCGCCGTGGCCGCCGGTCTCTTCGCCGGTCGGAGAAACCTGTAG
- a CDS encoding sigma-70 family RNA polymerase sigma factor has translation MRNENETFDTESAADADLILRARSGAGTAFAELWRRHHPSGIAAARSITSSIDPDELVQESFTRIHQAILKGSGPNGSFRAHLFTSIRNTAAAWGRPSRDAVTEELETVVDPGSAERVSDDALDPGLTARAFRSLPARWQEVLWYTEVERMQSAAAAPLLGIRSAAVSQLAFQAREGLREAWLQAQLRGVASDSECHWVIGHLGAHSRGNLSTRDLKRADRHFEDCARCAVIADGAKDVAGRLAAVLLPLVLGITAAAAYTAMVQNVEIAAIAAEPMPSSVVAAGKAAGGAPAAAPDMTGAGINPGGAITGIGALVGAGSAALVVAGVVAAATIVPGLVDASPVTSLPSAGDADGSSISSEVSPDGEVDSEDRFLLELSEDAPDDENVEPVPKTRAPIVKADVVPPTADSGASDERLEGGDGSEATNPPVKPSPTPEPGVPAGVPTWGPAEQTCTGDELRPTTEYSVPLTGVANAKVRIDVDGVVTDSTYTAILAGDGTGTALLRPTDGQVASNASVSLSYVLGDVRGAVVTISLNDLYSGEPCLAPEPPPSDDEATEPPATADPDADAPVVEDPAGADETTVPDEVAGTDETAAGIAALEPAAPVTSAADSAILEPVAAATTIPAATEDTAPAE, from the coding sequence GTGCGCAACGAGAACGAGACCTTCGACACCGAATCGGCCGCAGACGCCGATCTGATCCTTCGCGCCCGTTCGGGGGCCGGCACGGCCTTCGCAGAGCTGTGGCGACGACACCATCCGTCCGGCATCGCCGCCGCGCGGTCGATCACCTCGAGCATCGACCCCGACGAGCTGGTCCAGGAATCCTTCACGCGCATCCATCAGGCGATCCTCAAGGGCAGCGGCCCGAACGGATCGTTCCGCGCTCATCTGTTCACGAGCATCCGCAACACAGCGGCGGCGTGGGGTCGCCCCAGCCGCGACGCGGTCACGGAGGAGCTCGAGACGGTCGTCGATCCCGGCAGCGCCGAGCGGGTCTCCGATGATGCTCTTGATCCCGGGCTGACTGCGCGGGCGTTCCGCAGCCTGCCCGCACGCTGGCAGGAAGTGCTCTGGTACACCGAGGTCGAGCGCATGCAGTCCGCCGCGGCCGCACCGCTGCTCGGCATCCGGTCGGCGGCGGTCTCGCAGCTCGCCTTCCAGGCGCGTGAAGGACTTCGCGAGGCGTGGCTGCAGGCGCAGCTGCGCGGCGTGGCATCCGACTCCGAGTGCCACTGGGTCATCGGACACCTCGGCGCGCACTCGCGAGGCAACCTCAGCACTCGCGATCTGAAGCGCGCCGACAGGCACTTCGAGGACTGCGCGCGCTGCGCCGTGATCGCCGACGGGGCGAAGGACGTCGCGGGCCGCCTGGCCGCCGTGCTGCTCCCCCTCGTCCTCGGCATCACCGCCGCCGCGGCTTACACGGCGATGGTGCAGAACGTCGAGATCGCCGCGATCGCGGCCGAGCCGATGCCGTCCAGCGTGGTCGCCGCGGGCAAGGCCGCCGGCGGAGCCCCTGCGGCGGCTCCCGACATGACCGGCGCAGGTATCAACCCCGGCGGTGCGATCACCGGTATCGGTGCGCTGGTCGGGGCAGGTTCCGCGGCGCTCGTCGTCGCCGGTGTCGTCGCCGCGGCGACGATCGTTCCAGGACTCGTGGATGCCAGCCCGGTGACGTCGCTCCCCAGCGCGGGAGACGCCGACGGCTCATCGATCTCATCCGAAGTGTCGCCCGACGGCGAGGTCGATTCGGAGGACAGGTTCCTTCTCGAGCTGAGCGAAGACGCTCCGGACGACGAGAACGTCGAGCCCGTGCCGAAGACGCGTGCGCCCATCGTGAAGGCCGATGTCGTCCCCCCGACGGCTGACTCGGGCGCATCCGACGAACGGCTCGAAGGCGGCGACGGCAGCGAGGCGACGAACCCGCCGGTCAAGCCGAGTCCCACGCCCGAGCCCGGCGTTCCTGCCGGCGTGCCGACGTGGGGACCGGCGGAGCAGACCTGCACAGGTGATGAGCTCCGCCCGACCACCGAGTACTCGGTGCCGCTGACGGGCGTTGCGAACGCCAAGGTGCGGATCGATGTCGACGGAGTCGTGACCGACAGCACCTACACCGCGATTCTGGCGGGCGACGGCACGGGCACAGCCCTTCTGAGGCCGACCGACGGGCAGGTCGCTTCGAATGCGAGTGTGTCGCTCAGCTACGTCCTCGGCGACGTGCGGGGCGCGGTCGTCACCATCAGCCTGAACGACCTCTACAGCGGGGAACCCTGCCTGGCGCCTGAGCCCCCTCCATCGGACGACGAAGCAACCGAACCGCCGGCAACCGCGGATCCGGACGCGGACGCGCCGGTCGTCGAGGACCCGGCGGGCGCCGACGAGACTACCGTCCCCGACGAGGTTGCGGGCACCGACGAAACCGCGGCCGGGATCGCGGCCCTTGAGCCGGCCGCGCCCGTGACCTCCGCCGCCGACTCGGCGATCCTCGAGCCGGTTGCCGCCGCGACCACCATCCCGGCCGCGACCGAGGACACCGCACCCGCCGAATAG
- a CDS encoding FAD-binding oxidoreductase, with protein sequence MTVVAALRDALGDIVDVTEDSLEAARADSSGHRSAGRPLAVVHVETVAQVQLVMRIATETRTPVVVRGAGTGLAGGANAGPGEIVLSTARMNRVLEVRRDDLIAVVEPGILNAGLNALLAAEGLWWPPDPASRDISTVGGNIATGAGGLLCAKYGVVRDAVLGIDLVLADGRLMHLGHRSVKGVTGLDLTSLVIGSEGTLGVVVGATLKLRRVIEGEVCTVTALFPTVRAAAAGSAAVTASGAQPAIMELMDAASLAAVHAHLALPAPDPGTSQLTIQTDGPAAAAEAERVSDTLRAAGGLVTLTQDRAEGERLLTVRRAMHGAMAALGTTLIEDVSVPRSALPAMFDEISRIEAAYGLTIPTVAHAGDGNLHPNFIFNGPQVPERVWDAASELFRAAIRLGGTLTGEHGIGMLKSRWLAEELGDDQWELQRQIKAVFDPLGILGQGKVFVRA encoded by the coding sequence GTGACTGTCGTCGCGGCCCTGCGGGACGCGCTCGGAGACATCGTCGACGTCACCGAGGACTCCCTCGAGGCCGCGCGCGCCGACAGTTCAGGCCACCGCTCAGCCGGTCGCCCGCTCGCTGTCGTGCACGTCGAGACCGTGGCGCAGGTGCAGCTCGTCATGCGGATTGCCACCGAGACGCGCACGCCCGTCGTCGTCCGCGGAGCCGGTACGGGGCTCGCCGGCGGCGCGAACGCCGGTCCCGGTGAGATCGTGCTGTCCACCGCCCGCATGAACCGCGTGCTCGAAGTCCGCCGGGACGACCTGATCGCGGTCGTCGAACCCGGCATCCTGAACGCCGGTCTGAATGCCCTGCTCGCCGCCGAGGGCCTGTGGTGGCCGCCGGATCCGGCCAGTCGGGACATCTCCACGGTAGGCGGCAACATCGCCACCGGCGCGGGCGGACTGCTCTGCGCGAAGTACGGCGTGGTCCGCGACGCGGTGCTCGGCATCGACCTCGTGCTCGCCGACGGACGCCTCATGCACCTCGGACATCGCAGCGTGAAGGGCGTGACGGGTCTCGACCTCACCTCGCTCGTGATCGGCTCCGAGGGCACGCTCGGCGTCGTGGTCGGCGCGACGCTCAAGCTCCGCCGGGTCATCGAGGGCGAGGTCTGCACGGTCACGGCCCTCTTCCCCACCGTGCGCGCCGCCGCAGCCGGTTCGGCCGCCGTGACGGCATCCGGTGCGCAGCCGGCGATCATGGAACTCATGGATGCCGCGTCTCTCGCGGCCGTGCACGCACATCTCGCGCTGCCCGCGCCCGACCCCGGCACGTCCCAGCTCACGATCCAGACCGATGGCCCTGCTGCAGCGGCGGAGGCCGAGCGCGTGTCTGACACGCTCAGGGCCGCAGGAGGGCTCGTGACGCTCACGCAGGACCGCGCTGAGGGCGAGCGCCTCCTCACCGTCCGCCGCGCCATGCACGGCGCGATGGCGGCCCTCGGCACGACGCTGATCGAGGACGTCTCGGTCCCGCGCAGCGCGCTGCCGGCCATGTTCGACGAGATCAGCCGCATCGAGGCGGCCTACGGCCTCACCATCCCGACCGTCGCGCACGCGGGCGACGGCAACCTGCACCCGAACTTCATCTTCAATGGTCCTCAGGTTCCTGAGCGGGTCTGGGATGCCGCGAGCGAACTGTTCCGCGCCGCGATCCGGCTCGGCGGCACGCTCACCGGAGAGCACGGCATCGGGATGCTGAAGAGCCGCTGGCTCGCCGAGGAACTCGGCGACGATCAGTGGGAGCTGCAGCGGCAGATCAAGGCCGTGTTCGATCCGCTCGGCATCCTCGGCCAGGGAAAGGTGTTCGTCCGTGCCTGA
- a CDS encoding NUDIX hydrolase has translation MPDIHVSAAIIDDGHGRVLVVRKRGTTAFMQPGGKPEAGESPAQTLARELDEELGLRVDEHALEPLGRYVSAAANEPGHRVVADAFALTIDADTVTVQAELAELRWITPDQIGSLELAPLSVEHLLPIAWPGAFARAESRL, from the coding sequence GTGCCTGACATCCATGTGAGCGCCGCGATCATCGACGACGGACACGGGCGCGTGCTGGTCGTGCGCAAGCGCGGCACGACGGCCTTCATGCAACCCGGTGGCAAACCGGAAGCCGGTGAGAGCCCTGCGCAGACGCTCGCGCGGGAGCTCGACGAAGAGCTCGGGCTGCGGGTCGACGAGCACGCGCTCGAGCCGCTGGGCCGATACGTGTCCGCTGCGGCGAACGAGCCGGGTCACCGTGTTGTCGCGGACGCGTTCGCCCTCACGATCGACGCGGATACCGTCACCGTACAGGCCGAACTCGCCGAGCTGCGATGGATCACCCCCGACCAGATCGGCTCGCTCGAGCTCGCACCGCTGAGCGTCGAGCATCTGCTCCCGATCGCCTGGCCCGGCGCGTTCGCGCGGGCCGAGAGCCGACTCTAG
- the nagB gene encoding glucosamine-6-phosphate deaminase, translating into MAEVVIVESAAAAGALVADEIVRLIARKPDAVLGLATGSTPLPVYQALHGRLAGTDVSQVRGFALDEYVGIDPAHPESYRSVITREVVEPLGLEPERIRTPNGAQDGIEHAGDDYEAAIEAAGGVDLQILGIGTDGHIGFNEPGSSFASRTRVKTLTQQTRKDNARFFDSIDDVPMHCITQGLGTILRARHLVLLAFGEGKARAVAEAVEGPVSAILPGSAVQLHEHVTVVVDEAAASQLKLADYYRYTFDNKPAWQGL; encoded by the coding sequence ATGGCTGAAGTCGTCATCGTAGAAAGCGCCGCTGCCGCCGGTGCGCTGGTCGCAGATGAGATCGTGCGCCTGATCGCGCGCAAGCCGGATGCCGTGCTGGGGCTGGCGACAGGATCGACGCCGCTGCCGGTCTACCAGGCGCTGCACGGACGGCTCGCCGGCACCGACGTCTCGCAGGTGCGCGGGTTCGCGCTGGACGAGTACGTCGGCATCGATCCCGCCCATCCCGAGAGCTACCGGTCGGTCATCACGCGAGAGGTCGTCGAGCCCCTCGGACTCGAGCCGGAGCGGATCAGGACGCCGAACGGCGCACAGGACGGCATCGAGCACGCCGGCGACGACTACGAGGCCGCGATCGAGGCGGCCGGCGGCGTCGACCTGCAGATCCTCGGCATCGGCACCGACGGGCACATCGGCTTCAACGAGCCGGGCTCGTCGTTCGCGTCCCGCACGCGCGTCAAGACGCTCACCCAGCAGACCCGCAAGGACAACGCCCGCTTCTTCGACTCGATCGACGATGTGCCCATGCACTGCATCACCCAGGGGCTCGGCACGATCCTGCGTGCGCGTCACCTCGTGCTGCTCGCATTCGGCGAGGGCAAGGCGCGCGCGGTCGCCGAGGCCGTCGAAGGGCCGGTGAGCGCGATCCTGCCCGGATCCGCGGTGCAGCTGCACGAGCACGTGACGGTCGTCGTGGACGAGGCAGCCGCGTCGCAGCTGAAGCTCGCGGACTACTACCGGTACACGTTCGACAACAAGCCGGCCTGGCAGGGGCTCTAG